From a region of the Nocardia sp. XZ_19_385 genome:
- a CDS encoding sigma-70 region 4 domain-containing protein, which translates to MTGNPSGADTVRSDDAAHHHAPDDAHNGAQQPAGRLRPWPVLLLALPAFVAIWSGWVGLGELTGFGPVHPLPGIADNFTINTAITLPIGMETYASYALYVWLSGRIRSDRTRSYAKYSAIGSLTLGATGQVAYHLMQAAGVTIAPWPVTVLVACLPVVVLGMGAALAHMIVGDHHSTPPMHTDPDPVHTPETVRTVSVREVHTETRSTATNRIESLTPPELEPGQRIEIEATAPTDRWAAIAEQLCSADPAGRRNPDKVAEILHLRHDEGWAHARIAERVELSSSTVTRTLTAAQEYTAEVGGIS; encoded by the coding sequence GTGACCGGAAACCCCTCCGGTGCGGACACGGTGCGCAGCGATGATGCTGCGCACCACCACGCACCAGACGATGCACACAACGGTGCGCAGCAGCCTGCGGGCCGTTTGCGGCCGTGGCCGGTGCTGCTGCTCGCGTTGCCGGCGTTCGTCGCGATCTGGTCTGGCTGGGTCGGCCTCGGTGAACTTACCGGTTTCGGGCCCGTGCACCCGCTGCCGGGGATCGCCGACAACTTCACCATCAATACCGCAATCACCCTGCCGATCGGGATGGAAACCTACGCCTCTTACGCGCTGTATGTGTGGCTGTCCGGACGCATCCGATCCGACCGAACCCGCAGCTACGCCAAATATTCCGCCATCGGCAGCCTCACCCTCGGCGCCACCGGGCAAGTCGCCTACCACCTCATGCAAGCCGCTGGCGTGACCATCGCGCCATGGCCGGTGACCGTCCTGGTTGCCTGTCTTCCTGTTGTGGTTCTCGGTATGGGCGCCGCCCTCGCGCACATGATCGTCGGTGATCACCACTCCACACCACCAATGCACACCGACCCGGACCCGGTGCACACCCCGGAAACGGTACGCACCGTCTCGGTGCGTGAGGTCCACACCGAGACCCGCTCGACCGCAACGAACCGGATCGAATCCCTCACCCCGCCCGAGCTGGAACCGGGCCAACGCATCGAAATCGAAGCCACTGCACCGACCGACCGCTGGGCCGCGATCGCTGAGCAACTGTGCAGTGCGGATCCCGCAGGCCGCCGAAACCCCGACAAGGTTGCCGAAATCCTGCACCTTCGCCACGACGAAGGCTGGGCCCACGCCCGCATCGCCGAACGCGTCGAACTCAGCTCATCTACCGTCACCCGAACCCTTACCGCCGCACAGGAATACACCGCCGAAGTAGGAGGAATCTCATGA
- a CDS encoding AlpA family transcriptional regulator — translation MNHDRYMQAQDCEELTGIPAATWRYWAHIGAGPPSFKLGRRRVWRQSVVEAWIEQQEAQTGRGGAA, via the coding sequence ATGAACCACGATCGCTATATGCAGGCCCAAGACTGTGAAGAACTCACCGGCATCCCTGCGGCCACATGGCGATACTGGGCGCACATCGGTGCCGGGCCGCCCAGTTTCAAGCTCGGGCGCCGGCGCGTATGGCGGCAGAGCGTCGTCGAAGCCTGGATCGAACAGCAAGAAGCCCAAACCGGACGTGGAGGAGCGGCATAG
- a CDS encoding site-specific integrase, with protein MTARRNRRAGVEDLWTKEVRDEEGTVRRVPSKLHGKGKRWRARYVDDADGEHTKRFARKTDAQKWLDDQVAALVQGTHVAPRDAKRTVKQWCEEWIEGYAIHRDTTIRQAKVHIAQINAEFGAMQLSAVRPSAIKAWTAKLKTAGHEQSYVYALHGRLSQIMEDAVLDGILARNPCSKRTAPPMGKQKVYCATTEQVWALHDAMPKHLQSAILLGAFAGLRISEAAGLRVTDVDFIRGVVHPKQQWPARDLKTPGSDAPVPIARELALMLSAAVQSWPGKNVVTDEFGKPVPPWQIDRALRAVRPKIDGLPEEFTFQDLRHYLASLLIANGANIKVVQARMRHANAKTTLDTYGHLWPDTDESTRKVIADVITKRMDSLPSTAYLLRTERPNQA; from the coding sequence ATGACAGCGAGACGGAACCGGCGGGCCGGTGTCGAAGACCTCTGGACCAAGGAAGTCCGAGACGAAGAAGGTACGGTCCGCCGAGTTCCGTCCAAGCTGCACGGCAAGGGCAAACGCTGGCGCGCCCGCTACGTCGACGACGCCGACGGCGAACACACCAAACGCTTCGCCCGCAAGACCGACGCACAAAAATGGTTGGATGATCAGGTTGCGGCTCTGGTCCAGGGCACCCACGTTGCACCCCGCGACGCAAAGCGCACGGTGAAGCAATGGTGCGAAGAATGGATCGAGGGCTACGCAATCCATCGCGACACGACGATTCGACAAGCAAAGGTTCACATCGCGCAGATCAACGCTGAATTCGGCGCCATGCAGTTGTCCGCGGTCCGTCCATCCGCGATCAAGGCATGGACAGCCAAGCTGAAAACCGCTGGGCACGAGCAAAGTTACGTCTACGCGCTCCATGGCCGTTTGTCTCAAATCATGGAAGACGCTGTGTTGGACGGCATTCTGGCACGCAATCCATGTTCGAAGCGCACCGCACCGCCCATGGGCAAGCAAAAAGTGTATTGCGCGACCACCGAACAGGTTTGGGCCCTACACGACGCGATGCCCAAACACCTCCAATCCGCGATCCTTTTGGGCGCATTTGCGGGCTTGCGGATCTCAGAGGCGGCCGGCCTGCGTGTGACCGATGTTGATTTCATTCGGGGGGTCGTTCATCCGAAACAACAGTGGCCAGCGCGAGACCTGAAGACCCCGGGTTCGGATGCACCGGTCCCCATCGCTCGTGAGCTGGCATTGATGTTGTCGGCCGCGGTGCAGTCCTGGCCAGGGAAGAATGTCGTCACCGATGAATTCGGAAAGCCAGTGCCCCCATGGCAGATCGATCGCGCACTCCGCGCGGTCAGGCCGAAAATAGACGGGTTGCCGGAGGAATTCACATTCCAGGATCTGCGGCACTACCTGGCGTCCCTGCTCATCGCGAACGGCGCGAACATCAAAGTGGTCCAGGCGCGGATGCGGCACGCGAACGCGAAGACCACCCTGGACACCTACGGCCACCTGTGGCCGGATACAGACGAGTCCACCCGCAAGGTGATCGCTGATGTGATCACGAAGCGGATGGACTCGCTGCCGTCTACTGCGTACCTACTGCGTACCGAACGCCCGAATCAGGCGTAA
- the glnA gene encoding type I glutamate--ammonia ligase has translation MTFSTADEVIKHIKEEDVEYVDIRFTDLPGVQQHFSIPAKAFTADLAEEGLAFDGSSVRGFQSIDESDMLLLPDFSTARIDPFRAAKTLNLNFFVHDPLTREAYSRDPRNIARKAEEYLRSTGIADTCYFGAEAEFYIFDSIRYDSAMNGAFYEIDSVSGSWNTGADRNPDGSPNLGYKVRNKGGYFPVAPYDHYVDLRDKISTNLQNAGFELERGHHEVGTAGQAEINYRFNTLLGAADDLQLFKYIVKNTAWQEGKSVTFMPKPLFGDNGSGMHAHQSLWKDGKPLFHDEAGYGGLSDLARHYIGGILHHAPSLLAFTNPTVNSYHRLVPGYEAPINLVYSQRNRSAAVRIPITGSNPKAKRIEFRAPDSSGNPYLAFAAMMMAGIDGIKKKIEPLAPVDKDLYELPPEEAKNIPQAPTSLASVIDKLEEDHDYLTEGGVFTEDLIETWIDIKRTQEIAPINLRPHPYEFELYYDV, from the coding sequence GTGACGTTCAGCACGGCCGACGAGGTCATCAAGCACATCAAGGAAGAGGATGTCGAATACGTCGACATCCGCTTCACCGATCTTCCCGGTGTGCAGCAGCACTTCTCCATCCCGGCCAAGGCGTTCACCGCCGACCTCGCCGAGGAAGGGCTCGCGTTCGACGGTTCCTCCGTCCGTGGCTTCCAGTCCATCGACGAGTCGGACATGCTGCTGCTCCCCGACTTCAGCACCGCGCGCATCGACCCGTTCCGCGCCGCCAAGACGCTGAACCTGAACTTCTTCGTGCACGACCCGCTGACCCGCGAGGCCTACTCCCGCGACCCGCGCAACATCGCGCGTAAGGCGGAGGAGTACCTGCGGTCGACCGGCATCGCCGACACCTGCTACTTCGGTGCCGAGGCGGAGTTCTACATCTTCGACTCGATCCGCTACGACTCGGCCATGAACGGCGCCTTCTACGAGATCGATTCGGTCTCGGGCTCCTGGAACACCGGTGCCGATCGCAACCCGGACGGCTCCCCCAACCTGGGCTACAAGGTCCGCAACAAGGGTGGCTACTTCCCCGTCGCACCGTACGACCACTACGTCGACCTGCGCGACAAGATCTCGACCAACCTGCAGAACGCGGGCTTCGAGCTGGAGCGCGGCCATCACGAGGTCGGCACCGCCGGTCAGGCCGAGATCAACTACCGCTTCAACACCCTGCTGGGCGCCGCTGACGACCTGCAGCTGTTCAAGTACATCGTGAAGAACACCGCGTGGCAGGAAGGCAAGTCTGTCACCTTCATGCCGAAGCCGCTCTTCGGCGACAACGGCTCGGGCATGCACGCCCACCAGTCGCTGTGGAAGGACGGCAAGCCGCTGTTCCACGACGAGGCCGGCTACGGTGGCCTGTCGGATCTGGCGCGTCACTACATCGGCGGCATCCTGCACCACGCCCCGTCGCTGCTGGCGTTCACCAACCCGACCGTCAATTCGTACCACCGTCTGGTGCCGGGCTACGAGGCCCCCATCAACCTGGTGTACTCGCAGCGCAACCGTTCGGCTGCCGTGCGTATCCCGATCACGGGCTCCAACCCGAAGGCCAAGCGCATCGAGTTCCGCGCGCCGGACTCCTCGGGCAACCCGTACCTGGCCTTCGCCGCCATGATGATGGCCGGCATCGACGGCATCAAGAAGAAGATCGAGCCGCTGGCTCCGGTCGACAAGGACCTCTACGAGCTCCCGCCGGAGGAGGCCAAGAACATCCCGCAGGCCCCCACCTCGCTGGCGTCGGTCATCGACAAGCTCGAGGAAGACCACGACTACCTCACCGAGGGTGGCGTGTTCACCGAGGACCTGATCGAGACCTGGATCGACATCAAGCGCACCCAGGAGATCGCCCCGATCAACCTGCGTCCGCACCCGTACGAGTTCGAGCTCTACTACGACGTGTAA
- a CDS encoding RDD family protein produces the protein MARMTGSWLSGPTPEPGDPATPEYPGEHLGLPKEGVGSLVGMGRRIAALFVDWILSIGIAAVLLRPNGAQLVSEMNIPAGKTPPSELEAVMNALSTPTWGVWFVVGVLAVTLFGFTPGQYFLKIRVIRVDAPVAVGFLRALFRQVLLVFVVPALFTDGDGRGMHDRATGTGLARAR, from the coding sequence ATGGCACGCATGACCGGCTCTTGGCTGTCCGGACCGACCCCCGAGCCGGGCGACCCGGCTACTCCGGAGTATCCGGGAGAGCATCTGGGTCTGCCGAAGGAGGGCGTCGGGTCGCTGGTGGGGATGGGGCGGCGAATCGCGGCGCTGTTCGTGGACTGGATCCTGTCGATCGGTATCGCCGCGGTGCTCCTGCGGCCGAACGGCGCGCAGCTCGTGTCGGAGATGAACATTCCGGCCGGGAAGACGCCGCCGTCGGAGCTGGAAGCGGTGATGAACGCGCTGAGCACCCCGACCTGGGGCGTGTGGTTCGTGGTCGGGGTGCTCGCGGTGACGCTGTTCGGGTTCACGCCGGGGCAGTACTTCTTGAAGATCCGGGTGATTCGCGTGGATGCGCCGGTGGCGGTCGGGTTCCTGCGGGCGCTGTTCCGGCAGGTGCTGCTGGTGTTCGTGGTGCCCGCGCTGTTCACCGACGGGGATGGTCGCGGCATGCACGACCGCGCGACAGGCACGGGGTTGGCGCGAGCTCGTTGA
- a CDS encoding alpha/beta fold hydrolase, with product MTAVQHHTVQIQGHTVFYREAGDPANPTIVLLHGFPSSSAMFRNLLRDLSDSYHLIAPDHLGFGQSEMPPVSEFEYSFDKLTEITAELLDTLGIEKFALYIQDYGAPIGLRIASENPEKVTAIITQSGNAYLEGFTPFWDLLFAHAKDRAANEAEVRKLLDLEATIWQYRHGAPEDRLALISPDTWTLDQAYLDQPGNKEIQLQLFWDYQFNLDGYPVFQKYFAEHRPPLLIAWGEHDEIFGADGARAYLRDLPDAELHLLDAGHFALETHGPEIAELIRDFLSRVLR from the coding sequence ATGACCGCCGTGCAGCATCACACCGTCCAGATCCAGGGCCACACCGTCTTCTACCGCGAGGCGGGCGACCCGGCGAACCCGACCATCGTTCTGTTGCACGGCTTTCCGAGCAGCTCCGCGATGTTCCGCAACCTGCTGCGCGACCTGAGCGACAGCTACCACCTGATCGCGCCGGACCATCTCGGCTTCGGGCAGTCGGAAATGCCGCCGGTCAGCGAATTCGAGTACAGCTTCGACAAACTCACCGAGATCACCGCCGAACTCCTCGACACCCTCGGCATCGAGAAGTTCGCCCTCTACATTCAGGACTACGGCGCACCCATCGGCCTGCGCATCGCGAGCGAGAACCCGGAGAAGGTCACCGCGATCATCACCCAGAGCGGCAATGCCTACCTCGAGGGCTTCACCCCGTTCTGGGACCTCTTGTTCGCGCACGCCAAGGACCGCGCGGCGAACGAGGCCGAAGTTCGTAAGCTGCTCGACCTCGAGGCCACCATCTGGCAGTACCGGCACGGCGCCCCGGAGGACCGGCTCGCACTCATCAGTCCGGACACGTGGACCCTGGACCAGGCTTACCTGGATCAGCCGGGCAACAAAGAGATTCAGCTACAGCTGTTCTGGGACTACCAATTCAACCTCGATGGCTACCCCGTCTTCCAGAAGTACTTCGCCGAGCACCGCCCGCCGCTGCTGATCGCCTGGGGCGAGCACGACGAGATCTTCGGTGCCGACGGGGCTCGGGCCTACCTGCGCGATCTGCCCGACGCGGAACTGCACCTACTGGACGCCGGCCACTTCGCGCTGGAGACGCACGGCCCCGAAATCGCGGAGCTCATCCGAGACTTCCTCAGCCGCGTGCTGCGCTGA
- a CDS encoding DUF4191 domain-containing protein — protein MAPGKGGTPSKEAKAAAKAARKQASKERRQQLWQAFQMQRKEDKWLLPLMIGALLGLTAIALVIGLLTGLQWFLLPLGILLGVLAAFIIFGRRVQKNVFAKAEGQAGAGAWVLDNLQGKWRVKQGIAATTQLDAVHRVIGLPGVILVGEGNPQRLKSLIAQEKKRTARLIGDTPIYDVTIGNDEGQIALKDLQRWLTKLPRNIDTKRMDNIEGRLAALSARTGPALPKGPMPAGAKMKGVQRTIRRR, from the coding sequence ATGGCACCAGGTAAGGGCGGCACGCCGTCGAAGGAAGCGAAGGCCGCGGCGAAAGCGGCCCGCAAGCAGGCCTCGAAAGAGCGTCGCCAGCAGCTGTGGCAGGCGTTCCAGATGCAGCGCAAGGAAGACAAGTGGCTGCTGCCGCTGATGATCGGCGCGCTGCTCGGCCTGACCGCGATCGCCCTGGTGATCGGCCTGCTCACGGGCCTGCAGTGGTTCCTGCTGCCGCTGGGCATTCTGCTCGGCGTGCTGGCCGCGTTCATCATCTTCGGCCGCCGGGTGCAGAAGAACGTGTTCGCCAAGGCCGAGGGCCAGGCCGGCGCGGGCGCCTGGGTGCTGGACAACCTGCAGGGCAAGTGGCGGGTCAAGCAAGGTATCGCCGCCACGACTCAGCTGGACGCGGTGCATCGGGTGATCGGCCTGCCGGGCGTCATCCTGGTCGGTGAGGGCAACCCGCAGCGGTTGAAGAGCCTGATCGCGCAGGAGAAGAAGCGCACCGCCCGCCTCATCGGCGATACCCCGATCTATGACGTCACCATCGGCAACGACGAGGGTCAGATCGCGCTGAAGGATCTGCAGCGCTGGCTCACCAAGCTGCCCCGCAATATCGACACGAAGCGGATGGACAACATCGAGGGCCGGTTGGCCGCGCTCAGCGCGCGTACCGGTCCGGCGCTGCCGAAGGGCCCGATGCCCGCCGGCGCCAAGATGAAAGGCGTGCAGCGCACTATCCGTCGCCGCTGA
- a CDS encoding elongation factor G-like protein EF-G2 has translation MADKTGGSTGGNGRVFSVDRPERIRNVVLVGHSGSGKTTLVEAMALTAGAVNRAGRVEDGTSLSDYDEIEHRQHRSVQLSVVPMAWENMKVNLVDTPGYADFVGELRAGLRAADAALFVLSAAEGPEGVSGTTRALWEECAAVGMPRAIVITHLDTARGDFDEMVETCQAVLGAGSSENILPLHLPVYGPKSPDGHRPVTGLIELLPNCVVDYSSGAGVKNEPSTEQRELLEEARNRLIEGIIAESEDESLMDRYLGGEDIELSTLVIDLERAVARGSFHPVLFGAPAPEGARQGLGTVELLDLITGGFPTPAEHVVSAAALGTGAKTRPLPCDPEATLAAEVIRTASDPYVGRVSLVRVFSGTLRADDTVHVCGHGLAERGRPDHDADERVGGVTAPFGKQQRPQGQVIAGDIAYVTKLSHAETGDTLSGTDTPLIIDPWPMPDPLLPIAVRAHSKADEDKLSQGLSRLAAEDPAVRVEHNAQTHQLVLWCLGEAHRDVALERLRTRFGVQVDVIDHKVALRETFAGKAKARGRHVKQSGGHGQYAVCEIEVEPLPGGSGIEFVDKVVGGVVPRQFIPSVEKGVRAQSLKGVAAGYPLVDIRVTLFDGKAHSVDSSDAAFQTAGALALREAASTAGIDLLEPIADVWVVVTDDYVGPVLSDLSSRRGRVLGTEPHGIGRTRIHAEVPELELSRYAIDLRSVSHGTGDFSRTYTRHEPMPAQLAATVRAGAKD, from the coding sequence ATGGCGGACAAGACGGGTGGCTCTACGGGGGGCAACGGCAGAGTATTCAGTGTGGACCGGCCGGAACGGATCCGGAATGTGGTGCTGGTCGGGCACAGCGGTTCGGGGAAGACGACGTTGGTGGAGGCGATGGCGCTGACCGCGGGGGCGGTCAACCGGGCGGGGCGGGTGGAGGACGGGACGTCGCTGTCGGACTACGACGAGATCGAGCATCGGCAGCATCGATCGGTGCAGTTGTCGGTGGTGCCGATGGCCTGGGAAAACATGAAGGTCAACCTGGTGGACACACCGGGTTACGCGGACTTCGTCGGCGAACTCCGGGCGGGACTCAGGGCGGCGGATGCCGCCCTGTTTGTTTTGTCGGCGGCGGAGGGTCCGGAGGGGGTCAGCGGTACGACGCGCGCGTTGTGGGAGGAGTGCGCTGCGGTCGGGATGCCGCGGGCCATCGTCATCACCCATTTGGACACCGCGCGTGGAGATTTCGACGAGATGGTGGAGACCTGTCAGGCGGTGCTGGGTGCGGGGTCCTCGGAAAACATTCTGCCGCTGCATCTTCCGGTGTACGGCCCGAAGAGTCCGGACGGTCACCGCCCGGTGACGGGGCTGATCGAACTGCTGCCGAACTGCGTCGTCGACTATTCTTCCGGCGCGGGCGTGAAGAACGAACCGTCCACGGAGCAGCGGGAATTGCTGGAGGAAGCCAGGAACCGCCTGATCGAGGGCATCATCGCCGAAAGCGAAGACGAATCGCTGATGGACCGCTACCTCGGCGGCGAGGACATCGAACTGTCCACCCTGGTAATCGATTTGGAGCGTGCCGTGGCGCGCGGCAGTTTCCACCCGGTGCTGTTCGGCGCACCCGCGCCCGAGGGCGCCCGGCAAGGGCTGGGCACGGTGGAGCTGCTGGACTTGATCACCGGAGGCTTCCCGACCCCCGCCGAGCACGTCGTCTCCGCGGCAGCGCTGGGAACGGGCGCGAAAACCCGTCCGCTGCCCTGTGATCCGGAGGCCACGCTCGCCGCCGAAGTCATCCGGACCGCCTCCGACCCGTACGTCGGACGGGTCTCGCTGGTGCGGGTCTTCTCCGGAACCCTGCGCGCGGACGACACCGTGCACGTCTGCGGACACGGACTGGCCGAACGCGGCCGCCCCGACCACGACGCCGACGAACGAGTCGGCGGCGTGACCGCTCCGTTCGGCAAACAGCAACGCCCGCAAGGGCAAGTCATCGCGGGCGACATCGCCTACGTCACCAAACTGAGTCACGCGGAAACCGGCGACACACTCTCCGGCACCGACACTCCCCTGATCATCGATCCGTGGCCGATGCCGGACCCGTTGCTGCCCATCGCGGTTCGCGCCCACAGCAAAGCCGACGAAGACAAACTCTCCCAGGGCCTCAGCAGATTGGCCGCCGAGGATCCCGCCGTCCGGGTCGAGCACAACGCCCAAACCCATCAGCTGGTGTTGTGGTGCCTGGGCGAAGCCCACCGCGACGTCGCTCTGGAACGGCTGCGCACCCGATTCGGCGTGCAAGTCGACGTGATCGATCACAAGGTCGCCCTGCGAGAAACCTTCGCGGGCAAGGCGAAAGCGCGCGGCCGGCATGTGAAGCAGTCCGGCGGTCACGGCCAGTACGCGGTCTGCGAGATCGAGGTGGAACCGCTGCCCGGCGGTTCCGGAATCGAGTTCGTCGACAAGGTGGTGGGCGGTGTGGTGCCCCGGCAGTTCATCCCCTCCGTGGAGAAAGGCGTTCGCGCCCAATCGTTGAAAGGCGTGGCGGCCGGCTATCCCCTGGTCGACATCCGGGTCACGCTCTTCGACGGGAAGGCGCACTCCGTCGACTCCTCCGACGCCGCGTTCCAGACCGCCGGCGCGCTCGCCCTCCGCGAAGCCGCGAGCACCGCGGGCATCGATCTGCTGGAACCGATCGCCGATGTCTGGGTCGTGGTCACCGACGACTACGTCGGCCCGGTGCTGTCCGATCTGTCCAGCCGCCGCGGCCGCGTCCTCGGCACCGAACCGCACGGCATCGGCCGCACCCGCATCCACGCCGAGGTCCCGGAACTGGAACTGAGCCGCTACGCCATCGACCTGCGCTCGGTCTCGCACGGCACCGGCGACTTCAGCCGCACCTACACCCGGCACGAACCGATGCCCGCCCAGCTCGCGGCCACCGTCCGGGCCGGGGCGAAGGACTGA
- a CDS encoding alpha/beta hydrolase — protein sequence MRLLRFLAAAAILIAALAAAGPASATPRQPLPAPTGPFAVGVQEFHLIDGRPDIWVPERNRELMVSAWYPALAPVGKRDPYATPQESALILASQKVDGLVPEALSEVATHAYVDAPQLGIPLPTVVLSPGFGMPRFSLTTLAEDLASRGYLVLGIDHTYEAAAITFPDGRITECVACQGRPDAEKFSVNRAQDASFVLDQLIPRLPVDRTRIAIGGHSAGGFAAPYALAEDARIRAGFNLDGGFPALPYGRAVGLPFLMMGAPHHAPTGEYGPKWAGVYDAFNGWKRWLIVDGSTHGSFTDYGPIADYLGIELPGNTLNGTRGIELTRKYVGAFLDHHLRGVPAPILDTAGDPEVRIV from the coding sequence ATGCGACTCCTCCGATTCCTCGCTGCCGCAGCGATTCTCATCGCCGCACTCGCCGCCGCCGGCCCGGCTTCCGCCACCCCCCGGCAGCCGCTTCCCGCCCCCACCGGCCCGTTCGCCGTCGGCGTCCAGGAGTTCCACCTGATCGACGGCCGCCCAGACATCTGGGTCCCCGAACGCAACCGCGAGCTGATGGTTTCCGCCTGGTACCCCGCCCTCGCACCGGTCGGCAAGCGGGATCCATATGCGACCCCGCAAGAGTCCGCCCTGATCCTCGCCTCGCAGAAGGTCGACGGCCTCGTGCCCGAGGCGCTGAGCGAGGTGGCGACCCATGCATACGTCGACGCACCCCAGCTGGGCATCCCGCTGCCCACCGTCGTGCTCTCCCCCGGCTTCGGCATGCCTCGCTTCTCCCTCACCACGCTGGCCGAGGACCTGGCCAGCCGCGGCTATCTCGTCCTGGGCATCGATCACACCTACGAGGCCGCGGCGATCACCTTCCCGGACGGACGCATCACCGAATGCGTTGCCTGCCAAGGACGTCCGGACGCCGAGAAGTTTTCCGTGAACCGCGCGCAGGATGCGTCCTTCGTGCTGGATCAGCTGATCCCTCGCCTGCCCGTGGACCGGACCCGCATCGCCATAGGCGGCCACTCCGCGGGCGGTTTCGCCGCGCCGTACGCACTCGCGGAGGACGCCCGCATCCGCGCGGGGTTCAACCTGGACGGCGGCTTCCCCGCACTGCCCTACGGCCGGGCGGTCGGCCTGCCGTTCCTGATGATGGGCGCGCCGCACCACGCACCGACCGGGGAGTACGGCCCGAAGTGGGCTGGGGTCTACGACGCGTTCAACGGCTGGAAACGCTGGTTGATTGTCGACGGTTCCACGCACGGATCGTTCACCGACTACGGCCCGATCGCCGACTACCTGGGCATCGAGCTGCCGGGCAATACGTTGAACGGCACTCGCGGGATCGAACTGACCCGCAAGTATGTGGGCGCTTTCCTGGATCACCACCTGCGCGGCGTCCCGGCGCCGATCCTGGACACCGCCGGCGACCCCGAGGTCCGCATCGTCTGA
- a CDS encoding potassium channel family protein yields MKLLKQVLLTATNSPKALLGTYLTLIFVSALLFWSFEENKSFGDAIWWAVVTASTVGYGDLYPNSAAGRFLAGGLISIMVLLVIPLITAHFASKLIVDNDAFKHEEQEEIKSQLRAIRAILEERSSTVERPHDAKSE; encoded by the coding sequence ATGAAATTGTTGAAGCAGGTCCTGCTTACGGCCACCAACTCACCCAAAGCATTGCTGGGCACCTATCTGACCCTGATCTTCGTCAGCGCCCTGCTGTTCTGGTCGTTCGAGGAAAACAAATCCTTCGGTGACGCGATCTGGTGGGCGGTGGTGACCGCGTCGACCGTCGGCTACGGCGATCTGTATCCCAATTCCGCGGCGGGCAGGTTCCTGGCCGGCGGTCTCATCTCCATCATGGTGCTGCTCGTCATCCCGCTGATCACCGCCCACTTCGCGAGCAAACTCATCGTGGACAACGATGCGTTCAAACACGAGGAGCAGGAGGAGATCAAGTCGCAGCTGCGGGCAATCCGCGCGATCTTGGAGGAGCGGTCATCGACAGTGGAGAGGCCCCATGACGCGAAGTCCGAGTGA
- a CDS encoding RNA polymerase sigma factor, with product MAESIWPDEAVVLAARSGHVESVAALISGSHPHVRRFAYSLCATPEDAEDAAQEALIILYRKIGTLRASGALVSWMFRIVRNECLRQLRLRTRHFDPLPERDVASAEEEMLRRLEAERVAEAIAALPLDQRQVLIMRDIQGYSGRMVADLLGLSTAAMKSRLHRARTALQNELRDPSWDAKC from the coding sequence GTGGCTGAGTCGATCTGGCCCGATGAGGCCGTAGTGCTAGCGGCCCGGTCGGGCCACGTGGAGTCGGTCGCCGCGCTGATCTCCGGTTCCCATCCGCATGTCCGGCGGTTCGCGTACTCGCTGTGCGCGACGCCGGAGGACGCCGAGGACGCGGCTCAGGAAGCGCTGATCATCCTGTACCGGAAGATCGGGACCCTGCGTGCCTCAGGTGCGCTGGTGTCGTGGATGTTCCGGATCGTGCGCAACGAATGCCTGCGCCAATTGCGTTTACGGACAAGGCATTTCGACCCGCTGCCGGAACGGGACGTAGCCTCGGCCGAAGAGGAGATGCTGCGTCGGCTCGAGGCCGAGCGGGTCGCCGAAGCCATCGCAGCGCTTCCGCTTGATCAACGCCAGGTATTGATCATGCGCGACATCCAGGGCTACAGCGGCCGGATGGTCGCCGACCTGCTCGGGCTCAGTACCGCGGCGATGAAGTCCCGCCTGCACCGAGCCAGGACCGCCCTCCAGAATGAGCTGCGCGACCCGTCGTGGGATGCGAAATGCTGA